One stretch of Kiritimatiellaceae bacterium DNA includes these proteins:
- the metG gene encoding methionine--tRNA ligase: MSDKSYYVTTPIYYVNDKPHIGHAYTTILADVLANYHRLLGVPTYFLTGTDEHGQKVQQAADKNGLTPQQQCDQTVVRFQELWKRLEITNDDFIRTTEERHKVIVQEVLQDLFDRDEIYRADYQGWYCVGCERFFAEKDLVDGNCPECGRKVDAIQETNYFFRMSKYQDWLIEYIETHPEFIQPDFRANETLGFLKTKKLQDLCISRPKARLAWGIELPFDKDFVTYVWFDALLNYITAIGYKRDDKKFKTWWPATHQLIGKDILTTHTVYWPTMLKAMNVPLPKTVFAHGWWLTGRTKMSKSLGNVVNPMEMVDKYGVDAFRYFLIAEMTLGQDASFTEEAFVRRYNSDLANDLGNLLSRTVNMLGRYCDGIFPNIGTNALDGAPEKELWETVQLAVVEMESSIDTMRLNGGLNAVLVAVRKVNQYFEIKQPWTQAKEGKTEEVGVTLALAAESLRVCAALLYPVMPEKMSVLRAAFGLGRPDPKRLRTFGVIKAGTVIGNPGILFPRVEVENVEATPPSPQSKKEKRDEGVASTKKMNTESEKAEGVITYDEVMNVKLRTAKVLAAEKVEGADKLLKLQIEVGEEKRQLVAGIALHYTPEQVVGKTIVIVANLKPAKIRGVESQGMLLCASIGDQLKLITVDGELPATGAVVK; encoded by the coding sequence ATGTCAGACAAGAGCTACTACGTAACCACGCCGATTTATTACGTGAACGATAAGCCGCACATCGGCCACGCGTACACAACGATTCTGGCCGACGTGCTGGCGAACTATCACCGGTTGCTGGGCGTTCCAACCTATTTTCTGACCGGTACCGACGAGCACGGACAAAAAGTCCAGCAGGCGGCTGACAAAAACGGCCTGACGCCGCAGCAGCAGTGCGATCAGACGGTTGTCCGCTTTCAGGAACTCTGGAAGCGCCTTGAAATTACCAATGACGATTTTATCCGCACCACCGAAGAGCGCCACAAAGTGATTGTGCAGGAGGTGCTGCAGGATCTTTTCGACCGCGACGAAATTTACCGCGCCGATTATCAGGGCTGGTACTGCGTCGGCTGTGAACGGTTCTTCGCCGAAAAAGATCTCGTGGACGGGAACTGCCCGGAGTGCGGACGTAAAGTGGATGCCATTCAGGAAACCAACTATTTCTTCCGCATGAGCAAATATCAGGACTGGCTCATCGAATACATCGAGACGCATCCGGAGTTCATTCAGCCCGACTTCCGCGCCAACGAAACGCTTGGCTTCCTGAAAACGAAAAAGCTGCAAGACCTCTGCATTTCGCGCCCCAAGGCGCGTCTTGCGTGGGGCATCGAGCTGCCGTTCGACAAGGATTTCGTCACCTACGTCTGGTTCGATGCTCTCCTGAATTACATCACCGCCATCGGCTACAAGCGCGACGACAAAAAATTTAAAACGTGGTGGCCGGCGACGCACCAGTTGATCGGTAAAGACATTCTCACCACGCACACGGTTTACTGGCCGACCATGCTCAAAGCGATGAACGTGCCGCTGCCGAAAACCGTTTTCGCGCACGGCTGGTGGCTGACGGGCCGCACCAAAATGAGCAAGAGCCTCGGCAACGTCGTCAACCCGATGGAGATGGTTGATAAATACGGCGTCGATGCCTTCCGCTATTTTCTGATTGCTGAAATGACGCTCGGTCAAGACGCCTCCTTCACCGAAGAAGCTTTTGTCCGCCGCTACAACAGCGATCTCGCCAATGACCTCGGTAACCTGCTCAGCCGCACCGTCAATATGCTTGGCCGCTACTGCGACGGAATTTTTCCAAACATTGGAACAAACGCACTGGACGGCGCACCCGAGAAAGAGCTTTGGGAAACTGTTCAGCTGGCAGTCGTTGAAATGGAAAGTTCCATCGACACCATGCGCCTCAATGGGGGTCTCAATGCCGTACTGGTCGCTGTGCGCAAGGTGAATCAATATTTTGAAATCAAACAGCCGTGGACGCAGGCCAAAGAAGGGAAGACGGAAGAAGTCGGCGTTACGCTGGCGCTCGCCGCCGAAAGCCTGCGGGTCTGCGCCGCGCTGCTCTATCCGGTTATGCCGGAAAAAATGAGCGTCTTGCGTGCCGCCTTCGGCCTCGGCAGGCCCGATCCGAAACGGCTGCGCACCTTCGGCGTGATCAAAGCCGGAACCGTCATTGGTAATCCCGGCATTCTCTTCCCGCGCGTCGAGGTTGAAAACGTAGAGGCGACGCCCCCGTCGCCTCAGTCAAAGAAAGAAAAACGCGACGAGGGCGTCGCGTCTACGAAAAAAATGAATACTGAATCCGAAAAAGCCGAAGGCGTCATCACCTACGACGAAGTTATGAATGTGAAGCTACGCACCGCCAAAGTGCTCGCCGCCGAAAAGGTGGAAGGCGCGGACAAGCTTCTCAAGCTTCAGATTGAAGTCGGCGAGGAAAAGCGCCAGCTCGTCGCGGGAATCGCACTGCACTACACACCGGAACAGGTCGTCGGCAAAACGATTGTCATTGTCGCCAACCTGAAGCCCGCTAAAATCCGCGGCGTTGAATCTCAGGGCATGTTGTTGTGCGCCTCCATCGGCGATCAACTCAAGCTGATCACGGTCGATGGCGAACTGCCCGCCACCGGCGCGGTTGTTAAATAA